Proteins encoded in a region of the Ziziphus jujuba cultivar Dongzao chromosome 3, ASM3175591v1 genome:
- the LOC125423298 gene encoding probable LRR receptor-like serine/threonine-protein kinase At3g47570, producing the protein MWSLSNVWFMNFLVNSLAGHLPLKIGKLVNLQMLDLSYNQLSASVPQMLSNLKMLQQLNLSNNAFQGNIPTSIGDLASLESLDLSSNNLSGIIPQFLEKFHYLTYLNLSFNMLNGPVPVNKAFANFTLQSFMGNPDLCGNSKLKLPPCPNTTPSKSRKAMFMLKYIISPIAAVILVALLIILSIKRRNSKNQPSSEIDLSINLGHKHISYYELLRAIDILIEVNLLGSGSFGSVYKGTMSDGEIVAVKVFDLEVEGAIKSFDRECQVLRNMRRKNLVKIISS; encoded by the coding sequence ATGTGGAGCCTTAGTAATGTTTGGTTTATGAATTTCTTGGTTAACTCCCTCGCTGGCCATCTTCCTCTTAAGATTGGAAAGTTGGTGAACCTGCAAATGTTGGATCTATCCTATAATCAATTATCAGCAAGTGTTCCACAAATGTTATCCAATCTGAAGATGTTGCAGCAATTGAATCTTTCAAACAATGCATTCCAAGGCAACATTCCTACGAGTATTGGGGACTTAGCGAGCCTTGAATCATTAGATCTCTCATCCAACAATTTATCTGGCATCATACCCCAGTTTTTGGAGAAGTTTCATTATCTTACCTACTTAAATCTGTCTTTCAATATGTTAAATGGCCCAGTTCCTGTCAATAAAGCTTTTGCAAACTTCACCCTCCAGTCTTTCATGGGAAACCCTGATTTATGCGGCAACTCAAAGCTCAAGCTCCCACCTTGCCCAAACACAACTCCTTCAAAATCAAGAAAGGCAATGTTCATgctcaaatatattatttctcCAATTGCTGCTGTGATACTTGTGGCATTATTGATAATTCTGTCTATCAAAAGGAGAAACAGCAAAAATCAACCATCCTCTGAGattgatttatcaataaatttgGGCCACAAACACATTTCATACTATGAGCTCCTTAGAGCAATTGATATTCTAATCGAAGTAAACTTGCTAGGAAGTGGAAGCTTTGGTTCTGTGTACAAAGGAACCATGTCAGATGGAGAGATTGTTGCTGTTAAAGTCTTCGATTTGGAAGTTGAGGGAGCAATAAAATCTTTTGACAGAGAATGTCAAGTGCTGAGGAACATGAGGCGCAAAAACCTTGTGAAGATCATAAGTTCATGA